One Candidatus Wallbacteria bacterium genomic region harbors:
- the recO gene encoding DNA repair protein RecO, translating into MAQALKSFSAEGIVLNHYPTGRGNLFVHYYTAGSGKISALMRKTGKACSAFAGCGELLSLERIRVVPHKDYYILTGAEKISRIGFTDLSFFYSANLFAEIIGRDLPEPDQLIFSNFKNFLFETSQDDSLPRTLWFFALLLQELGWFPDFSSCAECRHELSEIAFFSLQSGGPVCESCARDTALLQAFQASSTELHSVFPQTLDLCSRVQKTDFYRDLFCLLLKHCLFQRSDNLNTAGTLFRHFGIQPDTA; encoded by the coding sequence ATGGCTCAAGCTTTAAAATCATTTTCAGCAGAAGGGATCGTACTCAATCATTATCCAACAGGCAGAGGAAATCTGTTCGTCCATTATTACACTGCCGGATCCGGAAAAATCAGTGCCTTGATGAGAAAGACCGGTAAAGCCTGCTCGGCCTTCGCAGGTTGCGGAGAACTGCTTTCCCTGGAACGGATCAGAGTCGTCCCGCACAAGGATTACTACATACTTACAGGAGCAGAAAAAATCAGCAGGATCGGCTTTACAGACCTGTCCTTCTTTTATTCGGCCAATCTGTTCGCCGAAATCATCGGAAGGGACCTGCCGGAACCGGATCAGCTGATATTTTCAAACTTCAAGAATTTCCTGTTTGAAACTTCACAGGACGACAGCTTACCCAGAACCCTCTGGTTTTTCGCGCTATTGCTGCAGGAACTGGGCTGGTTTCCAGATTTCAGCTCCTGCGCCGAATGCAGGCATGAACTTTCAGAGATAGCCTTCTTTTCCCTGCAGTCAGGCGGACCGGTCTGCGAATCCTGTGCCAGGGACACTGCTCTGCTTCAAGCCTTTCAGGCGTCCAGCACTGAACTTCACTCGGTTTTCCCGCAGACACTCGATCTCTGTTCCAGGGTGCAAAAAACGGACTTTTACCGGGACCTGTTCTGTCTCCTCCTTAAACACTGCCTGTTCCAGCGAAG